A genomic stretch from Oscarella lobularis chromosome 11, ooOscLobu1.1, whole genome shotgun sequence includes:
- the LOC136192797 gene encoding elongator complex protein 3: protein MAKGKKQESQAEKMVKTVAEIVRDLIEAHEQGKSVNLNRLKSQAASRHSLQSQPRLIDIIAAVPPAYKSALLPKLKAKPVRTASGIAVVAVMCKPHRCPHINMTGNICVYCPGGPDSDFEYSTQSYTGYEPTSMRAIRARYNPYVQTKHRLEQLKQIGHSIDKVEFIVMGGTFMCLPDDYRDYFIRNLHDALSGHTSSCVSEAVKYSEKSKIKCIGITIETRPDYCLKKHLSSMLNYGCTRLEIGVQSVYEDVARDTNRGHTVKAVSESFQLSKDAGFKVVSHMMPDLPNVGLERDIEGFVELFENPAFRPDGLKIYPTLVIRGTGLYELWKTGRYKSYPPDTLIDLVARILALIPPWTRVYRVQRDIPMPLVTSGVEHGNLRELALARMRDLGTQCRDVRTREVGIQEIHHKIKPYEVELIRRDYTANGGWETFLSYEDPEQDILIGLLRLRKCSEDTFRPELKGRCSIVRELHVYGSVVPVSARDPFKFQHQGFGTLLMEEAERIAEEEHGSHKIAVISGVGTRNYYRKLGYELEGPYMVKPLR, encoded by the exons atggcgaaaggaaagaaacaaG AATCgcaagcagaaaaaatgGTCAAGACCGTAGCTGAAATCGTTCGAGATCTCATCGAAGCACACGAACAAGGCAAAAGCGTGAATCTGAACCG GCTCAAATCGCAGGCGGCGAGTCGACACAGCCTCCAATCGCAGCCTCGTCTCATCGACATAATTGCCGCTGTTCCGCCGGCTTACAAATCGGCCTTGCTGCCCAAACTCAAGGCAAAGCCAGTTCGAACGGCTTCGGgg ATTGCTGTCGTCGCTGTCATGTGTAAACCCCATCGTTGTCCCCACATCAACATGACCGGCAATATATGCGT ATATTGTCCTGGTGGACCTGACTCAGATTTCGAGTATTCAACGCAGTCCTATACTGGCTATGAA CCAACGTCTATGAGAGCAATTCGGGCTCGCTACAATCCTTATGTGCAGACAAAGCATCGACTTGAACAG TTGAAGCAGATTGGGCATAGTATCGATAAG GTTGAGTTTATTGTCATGGGAGGAACGTTTATGTGTCTCCCTGACGACTACCGCGATTACTTCATTCGAAATCTTCATGACGCTCTGTCTGGACACACGAGTAGCTGTGTGAGTGAAGCTGTGAA ATATTCAGAGAAGAGTAAGATCAAATGCATAGGGATTACTATAGAAACTCGTCCGGACTATTGCCTAAAGAAACACTTGAG TTCTATGTTGAATTACGGGTGCACTCGTCTTGAGATAGGCGTTCAGAGTGTCTATGAAGACGTGGCAAGGGACACCAACAG GGGTCACACGGTCAAGGCTGTGAGCGAATCCTTTCAGCTATCCAAAGATGCTGGCTTTaag GTCGTTTCTCACATGATGCCAGATTTGCCAAACGTTGGGCTGGAGAGAGACATTGAGGGATTTGTG GAACTGTTTGAGAATCCAGCTTTTCGGCCTGACGGCTTGAAAATCTATCCCACTCTCGTGATTCGCGGAACAGGTCTTTATGAGCTTTGGAAAACGGGCCGCTACAAGAGTTATCCTCCTGATACTCTGATTGACCTGGTGGCTCGAATTTTGGCCTTGATTCCACCGTGGACACGAGTTTACCGAGTGCAAAG GGATATTCCTATGCCTTTGGTCACGTCTGGCGTTGAGCATGGGAATCTGAGAGAATTGGCTTTAGCTAGGATGCGAGATCTTGGAACTCAG TGCCGGGATGTGCGGACTCGAGAAGTTGGTATTCAAGAAATCCATCACAAGATCAAACCATATGAAGTTGAGCTTATTCGGCGCGATTATACGGCAAACGGTGGCTGGGAGACGTTTCTGTCGTACGAAGATCCAGAGCAAG ATATTCTAATTGGATTATTGCGCCTTCGGAAATGTTCCGAAGACACTTTTCGTCCCGAACTCAAAGGAAGATGTTCGATAGTGCGTGAGCTTCACGT GTACGGAAGCGTGGTGCCTGTAAGTGCGCGAGACCCTTTTAAATTTCAGCACCAAGGTTTTGGAACGCTTCTGATGGAAGAAGCGGAAAGAATCGCTGAAGAAGAGCATGGCTCTCACAAAATTGCCGTTATTTCAG GTGTGGGAACGCGAAATTATTATCGAAAGCTAGGATACGAACTAGAAGGTCCTTATATGGTAAAACCACTGCGTTAG
- the LOC136193023 gene encoding uncharacterized protein SCO4629-like, which translates to MNDVDLRCAEEIWNYMSMGRKRVEVPRADLALVLGSHDLRVAEWAVRLYERRLVRLLLFSGGLGHLTRGVFEKSEADLFADVARRAGVEEADILVENRSTNTGENVRFSYEKLKASGIEYHSIILVQKPYMERRTYATFCRQWPGDVDELRFFVTSPPISFMEYPNDAVGSLRDVTSIMVGDLQRIMVYPSKGFQIPQEVPPSVQRAYEHLIKAGFTKHLISEN; encoded by the coding sequence atgaatgacgtcgatcTGAGGTGTGCAGAGGAAATATGGAACTATATGAGCATGGGACGGAAACGCGTCGAAGTCCCGCGCGCCGATCTAGCTCTCGTCTTAGGCAGTCACGATTTGCGCGTCGCTGAATGGGCCGTTCGTCTCTACGAGCGACGGCTCGTTCGATTGCTCTTGTTTTCAGGCGGATTGGGACATTTGACGCGGGGAGTTTTTGAAAAGAGCGAAGCGGATTTATTTGCCGACGTTGCGAGGCGCGCAGGGGTCGAAGAAGCCGATATATTGGTGGAGAATCGGTCGACAAATACGGGAGAAAATGTGCGATTTTCCtatgaaaaattaaaagctTCCGGCATTGAATACCACTCCATTATATTGGTGCAGAAACCTTATATGGAAAGACGAACGTACGCAACGTTTTGTAGACAGTGGCCTGGTGATGTCGATGAATTGAGATTTTTCGTCACTTCGCCGCCAATTTCTTTTATGGAGTATCCCAACGATGCTGTCGGCTCtctgcgtgacgtcactagcATCATGGTGGGCGACCTGCAGCGCATCATGGTATATCCGTCAAAAGGTTTTCAAATTCCTCAGGAAGTGCCGCCTAGCGTTCAGCGAGCTTATGAGCACTTGATAAAAGCGGGATTCACAAAACATCTAATATCAGAAAactga
- the LOC136192806 gene encoding uncharacterized protein isoform X2: MATPPVSAVSRSVPPSCYIEFSDEWEATLMALDDKATQLAQQFTSPILRLFHAILLVVTSIELGVIASYALLYLGLNNIATLVIAMTSTLVVVSQLSKRFVWRDRPHMVGRAKRIGAVDSTSSFPSRAVTSGIVYLYTLAGCFELAWSEGKDNLAKFDVFWTLPFLSLTVLETINTSFFRIHVGAHYISDCLGGILQGICVCYVGQSVYYIFANECCMAALLTSKERALLLVDISWMPIACWTIAGALFMTVVSLPQFQFWSKSHYVLGLLYPCLMTVFTFLCCDTHNFPLVSHLAVLPGSVCIAIIIPTVLILIGRYLLPHSSLIKSVASFLFLHSVSAGLLIFHRAA, from the exons ATGGCGACTCCTCCCGTGTCCGCCGTTTCGCGAAGCGTGCCGCCGTCAT GTTATATCGAATTCTCCGACGAATGGGAAGCGACATTGATGGCGCTAGACGACAAAGCGACTCAATTGGCCCAGCAATTCACCTCTCCTATTCTTAGACTTTTTCACGCGATCCTCTTGG TCGTGACGTCCATTGAGCTAGGCGTCATCGCGTCCTATGCACTTCTCTATTTGGGTCTCAACAACATAGCGACGCTTGTCatcgcgatgacgtcaacgttagtcgtcgtttcgcagttGTCCAAACGCTTCGTCTGGCGCGATCGACCTCACATGGTCGGCAGAGCGAAAAGG ATAGGagccgtcgattcgacgtcgtcgttcccgtCGCGTGCCGTAACCAGTGGCATCGTCTATTTGTACACGCTTGCCGGTTGCTTTGAGTTGGCCTGGTCCGAGGGCAAAGACAATCTTGCAAAGTTTGATGTCTTTTGGACGCTGCCCTTTCTCTCGCTGACAGTACTGGAAACAATCAATACGAGCTTTTTCAGA ATTCACGTTGGTGCTCATTATATCAGTGACTGCCTTGGGGGCATACTCCAA GGAATCTGTGTCTGTTATGTGGGCCAAAGTGTCTACTACATTTTTGCCAACGAATGTTGCATGGCAGCCCTGCTGACTTCAAAAG AAAGAGCGTTACTACTAGTCGATATTAGCTGGATGCCAATTGCATGTTGGACAATAGCGGGTGCACTCTTCATGACAGTAGTAAGCCTACCCCAATTCCAGTTTTGGAGCAAGTCACATTACGTACTAGG TTTGCTCTACCCGTGCTTGATGACGGTGTTTACATTTCTCTGCTGCGATACCCACAATTTTCCCTTGGTTTCCCATCTAGCTGTTCTTCCCGGGTCAGTTTGCATAGCAATCATCATACCAACAGTACTAATT CTTATAGGTCGGTATCTCTTGCCTCATTCTTCACTGATCAAATCAGTcgcctcttttctttttctccactCTGTTTCTGCTGGCTTACTTATTTTTCACAGAGCCGCGTAA
- the LOC136192806 gene encoding uncharacterized protein isoform X1 produces the protein MATPPVSAVSRSVPPSCYIEFSDEWEATLMALDDKATQLAQQFTSPILRLFHAILLVVTSIELGVIASYALLYLGLNNIATLVIAMTSTLVVVSQLSKRFVWRDRPHMVGRAKRIGAVDSTSSFPSRAVTSGIVYLYTLAGCFELAWSEGKDNLAKFDVFWTLPFLSLTVLETINTSFFRIHVGAHYISDCLGGILQGICVCYVGQSVYYIFANECCMAALLTSKEIAERALLLVDISWMPIACWTIAGALFMTVVSLPQFQFWSKSHYVLGLLYPCLMTVFTFLCCDTHNFPLVSHLAVLPGSVCIAIIIPTVLILIGRYLLPHSSLIKSVASFLFLHSVSAGLLIFHRAA, from the exons ATGGCGACTCCTCCCGTGTCCGCCGTTTCGCGAAGCGTGCCGCCGTCAT GTTATATCGAATTCTCCGACGAATGGGAAGCGACATTGATGGCGCTAGACGACAAAGCGACTCAATTGGCCCAGCAATTCACCTCTCCTATTCTTAGACTTTTTCACGCGATCCTCTTGG TCGTGACGTCCATTGAGCTAGGCGTCATCGCGTCCTATGCACTTCTCTATTTGGGTCTCAACAACATAGCGACGCTTGTCatcgcgatgacgtcaacgttagtcgtcgtttcgcagttGTCCAAACGCTTCGTCTGGCGCGATCGACCTCACATGGTCGGCAGAGCGAAAAGG ATAGGagccgtcgattcgacgtcgtcgttcccgtCGCGTGCCGTAACCAGTGGCATCGTCTATTTGTACACGCTTGCCGGTTGCTTTGAGTTGGCCTGGTCCGAGGGCAAAGACAATCTTGCAAAGTTTGATGTCTTTTGGACGCTGCCCTTTCTCTCGCTGACAGTACTGGAAACAATCAATACGAGCTTTTTCAGA ATTCACGTTGGTGCTCATTATATCAGTGACTGCCTTGGGGGCATACTCCAA GGAATCTGTGTCTGTTATGTGGGCCAAAGTGTCTACTACATTTTTGCCAACGAATGTTGCATGGCAGCCCTGCTGACTTCAAAAG AAATCGCAGAAAGAGCGTTACTACTAGTCGATATTAGCTGGATGCCAATTGCATGTTGGACAATAGCGGGTGCACTCTTCATGACAGTAGTAAGCCTACCCCAATTCCAGTTTTGGAGCAAGTCACATTACGTACTAGG TTTGCTCTACCCGTGCTTGATGACGGTGTTTACATTTCTCTGCTGCGATACCCACAATTTTCCCTTGGTTTCCCATCTAGCTGTTCTTCCCGGGTCAGTTTGCATAGCAATCATCATACCAACAGTACTAATT CTTATAGGTCGGTATCTCTTGCCTCATTCTTCACTGATCAAATCAGTcgcctcttttctttttctccactCTGTTTCTGCTGGCTTACTTATTTTTCACAGAGCCGCGTAA
- the LOC136192802 gene encoding arginine/serine-rich protein PNISR-like, whose product MDPLENQQMHFANQDDASSVWRFRAAEWARQKEIAEAQARFQAAQNFNVIPGPPMWPHRPPYPLLHPPPPPGPPRPSFPFDPNAGPPPSFALSPPPTGFEISSHPRPPLPPQLPSIHPAAFPVEHAPPIGGESYFPGVSDLPTQGTSVNVGGISSSGEGGSKRLPQWIRQGLEKLERDKRKKSEQEMVEAEMALMRDHLQATLEYQQQNSAAKASSKISGYDQQIDSSDEDENEEDKIKEDMTVRNEEEKETEDDVDIAYKMRLVLTDLLLAVTDKEIQVIAREVVTSMQDESVQEEGRKPTTPKTTKAITGLQLYATSSSSEEEEKEEKEEREPDRKEASPSGNVISRDRSPSSSRHRQRHRRHSKSPSQRKNRRRRSSSSRSKSPSRYHHHHRHRHGHSRRPGSRQRSRSPQRRR is encoded by the exons ATGGATCCTCTGGAAAATCAACAGATGCACTTTGCTAATCAAG ATGATGCATCCTCTGTGTGGCGATTCCGAGCTGCCGAGTGGGCGCGTCAGAAGGAAATTGCTGAAGCTCAAGCTCGCTTTCAAGCCGCCCAGAACTTTAACGTCATTCCCGGGCCTCCTATGTGGCCGCATCGTCCTCCTTACCCACTTCTCCAtccaccaccgccgccggGCCCCCCTCGACCCTCATTTCCATTCGATCCGAATGCAGGACCACCGCCGAGCTTTGCTCTGTCTCCTCCTCCCACTGGATTTGAGATAAGCAGTCATCCACGACCGCCTCTGCCACCACAGCTCCCTTCCATTCATCCCGCTGCATTTCCAGTGGAACACGCTCCTCCTATAGGGGGCGAATCTTATTTCCCCGGGGTCTCCGATCTTCCAACACAAG GTACTAGTGTAAACGTTGGTGGTATCAGCAGCAGTGGTGAGGGCGGATCAAAACGTTTACCTCAGTGGATACGACAGGGACTGGAGAAGTTGGAGAGagacaagagaaagaagagcgaacAGGAAATGGTTGAAGCAGAAATGGCGCTGATGAGAGATCACCTACAGGCTACCTTGGAATATCAGCAGCAAAATTCTGCAGCAAAAGCATCATCAAAGATATCTGGTTACGATCAGCAAATTGACTCgtccgacgaggacgagaatgAAGAAGACAAGATAAAAGAAGATATGACAGTAAGaaatgaagaggagaaggagactGAAGATGACGTGGATATC GCGTATAAAATGCGTTTGGTCCTGACCGACTTGCTACTAGCCGTGACCGACAAGGAAATTCAAGTCATTGCAAGAGAAGTTGTGACTAGTATGCAAGATGAATCGGTTCAGGAAGAGGGGAGGAAACCAACAACGCCCAAGACGACAAAAGCAATAACGG GTCTTCAACTGTATGccacatcatcatcatctgaagaagaagagaaggaagagaaagaggaacgAGAACCTGATAGGAAGGAAGCATCTCCGTCGGGCAACGTGATTTCTCGTGATCGTTCcccttcttcgtcgcgtcaCCGTCAACGGCATCGACGGCATAGcaagtcgccgtcgcaaagaaaaaatcgtcgtcgaaggtcATCCTCTAGTCGAAGTAAATCGCCCTCCCGCTATCACCATCaccatcgtcatcgtcatggCCACTCTAGGCGGCCAGGTAGTAGGCAAAGATCGAG ATCTCCGCAAAGACGTCGATAA
- the LOC136192807 gene encoding ubiquinone biosynthesis O-methyltransferase, mitochondrial-like isoform X2 has protein sequence MRVWRLLQLSRRSKSSSFFDEHADKWWNSKGELRLLRTMNRLRVPLIKRALSETQDNADKPKPLQGRTILDIGCGGGLLTEPLARLGARVTGIDVSPASIDAARRHSELDSEIAGNVDYICGSVEDVAGKTFDCVVASEVVEHVSDQRDFIQKCCHVAKSLVITTVNRTYLSYALAIVAAERILGLVPRGAHDWEKFVTPNELSEMLENGGASVHLVHGMQLNPLTSEWKWATNTDVNYAVLAFRTNEKTTD, from the exons ATGCGTGTTTGGCGACTTTTGCAGCTTTCTCGTCGGTCAAA atcgtcttcatttttcGACGAACACGCCGACAAATGGTGGAATTCGAAAGGCgaacttcgtcttctccgcACTATGAATCGCTTACGAGTTCCCCTAATCAAACGAGCGCTATCGGAAACGCAGGACAACGCAGACAAACCTAAACCGCTGCAAGGACGCACGATCCTCGATATAGGATGTGGAGGAGGACTCCTAACAGAg CCTTTGGCTCGACTGGGAGCTCGTGTGACTGGAATCGACGTGTCGCCTGCAAGCATTGACGCAGCTCGTCGGCATTCTGAGTTGGATTCAGAGATCGCTGGTAACGTTGACTACATATGTGGATCTGTGGAGGACGTTGCTGGGAAAACGTTTGACTGCGTTGTCGCTTCCGAGGTGGTCGAACACGTCTCAGATCAGAGGGATTTTATTCAAAAATGTTGCCATGTAGCCAAG AGTCTTGTTATAACGACAGTCAACCGGACGTATCTCTCTTACGCTTTAGCTATCGTAGCTGCAGAGAGAATCCTTGGCTTGGTTCCGCGAGGAGCGCATGATTGGGAAAAGTTTGTGACTCCTAATGAACTATCGGAGATGCTAGAGAACG GAGGAGCATCCGTTCATCTGGTACATGGAATGCAACTGAATCCTCTCACCTCTGAGTGGAAATGGGCAACGAATACAGACGTCAACTATGCAGTGCTTGCATTTAGAACAAACGAAAAGACAACTGATTAG
- the LOC136192807 gene encoding ubiquinone biosynthesis O-methyltransferase, mitochondrial-like isoform X1 translates to MRVWRLLQLSRRSKSSSFFDEHADKWWNSKGELRLLRTMNRLRVPLIKRALSETQDNADKPKPLQGRTILDIGCGGGLLTEPLARLGARVTGIDVSPASIDAARRHSELDSEIAGNVDYICGSVEDVAGKTFDCVVASEVVEHVSDQRDFIQKCCHVAKKSLVITTVNRTYLSYALAIVAAERILGLVPRGAHDWEKFVTPNELSEMLENGGASVHLVHGMQLNPLTSEWKWATNTDVNYAVLAFRTNEKTTD, encoded by the exons ATGCGTGTTTGGCGACTTTTGCAGCTTTCTCGTCGGTCAAA atcgtcttcatttttcGACGAACACGCCGACAAATGGTGGAATTCGAAAGGCgaacttcgtcttctccgcACTATGAATCGCTTACGAGTTCCCCTAATCAAACGAGCGCTATCGGAAACGCAGGACAACGCAGACAAACCTAAACCGCTGCAAGGACGCACGATCCTCGATATAGGATGTGGAGGAGGACTCCTAACAGAg CCTTTGGCTCGACTGGGAGCTCGTGTGACTGGAATCGACGTGTCGCCTGCAAGCATTGACGCAGCTCGTCGGCATTCTGAGTTGGATTCAGAGATCGCTGGTAACGTTGACTACATATGTGGATCTGTGGAGGACGTTGCTGGGAAAACGTTTGACTGCGTTGTCGCTTCCGAGGTGGTCGAACACGTCTCAGATCAGAGGGATTTTATTCAAAAATGTTGCCATGTAGCCAAG AAGAGTCTTGTTATAACGACAGTCAACCGGACGTATCTCTCTTACGCTTTAGCTATCGTAGCTGCAGAGAGAATCCTTGGCTTGGTTCCGCGAGGAGCGCATGATTGGGAAAAGTTTGTGACTCCTAATGAACTATCGGAGATGCTAGAGAACG GAGGAGCATCCGTTCATCTGGTACATGGAATGCAACTGAATCCTCTCACCTCTGAGTGGAAATGGGCAACGAATACAGACGTCAACTATGCAGTGCTTGCATTTAGAACAAACGAAAAGACAACTGATTAG
- the LOC136192808 gene encoding prefoldin subunit 3-like: MAEVESPSCSKEDDTVATKNVFDTPKAEFVEDVNEFMKSPGNESVDDVLRRMNDILGKYKVVESSLLHRKSRLLNQIPELNKCLDCIKMIESKKDGGEELSTHCMLSDQVYIKANVPPTDRVCLWLGANVMLEYELEEAKTLLHKNLDAAERALKNAEGELGIVKDQRTTMEVNIARIYNWGVKKRQTKGKMGGGEKR; the protein is encoded by the exons ATGGCCGAAGTGGAATCCCCCTCCTGCTCCAAAGAAGATGACACGGTGGCGACAAAGAATGTTTTTGACACGCCAAAGGCCGAATTCGTC gaagacgtcaacgagTTCATGAAAAGCCCCGGAAACGAATCGGTGGACGACGTCCTGCGGCGAATGAACGACATCCTGGGAAAGTACAAGGTTGTGGAGAGCTCGCTTCTCCACAGAAAAAGCAg GCTATTAAACCAGATTCCAGAACTAAACAAGTGTCTAGACTGCATTAAAATGATAGAATCTAAAAAA GATGGTGGCGAGGAGCTCTCGACACATTGCATGCTATCAGATCAGGTCTACATCAAGGCTAACGTCCCGCCAACTGATCGAGTCTGTCTCTGGCTCGGG GCTAATGTTATGTTGGAGTATGAGCTTGAAGAGGCGAAAACGTTGTTGCACAAAAATCTGGATGCGGCCGAACGAGCTCTGAAGAACGCGGAAGGGGAGTTAGGGATTGTGAAGGATCAGCGAACCACAATGGAAGTCA ATATTGCTCGAATCTATAATTGGGGCGTTAAGAAGAGACAGACAAAGGGAAAAATGGGAGGTGGAGAGAAGAGGTGA